The following are encoded together in the Mumia sp. Pv4-285 genome:
- a CDS encoding PhzF family phenazine biosynthesis protein, whose protein sequence is MPEVLRYTAFSDDPAGGNPAGVVLDAAGLTDREMLATAAEVGYSETAFLVPRDGEARTYDVRYFAPEAEVAFCGHATVASGVALAEHVGPGPLTFRTPAGTIEVDTVEQDGRLWATLTSVEPEIVPADVTLVAEVLAALGWTRDDLDPRYPLSCANAGVWHLVLVTRTRERLATLSYDFDRLRDLMQRAHLTTLQLVWPDHYGTYQSRNPFPVGGVVEDPATGAAAAAFGAYLAHHGLVAPDAAFSIEQGVDMGRPSLIHVALSADTPRVRVSGKAVPL, encoded by the coding sequence ATGCCCGAGGTTCTTCGCTACACCGCGTTCTCCGACGACCCCGCCGGCGGCAACCCGGCCGGTGTCGTGCTCGACGCCGCAGGCCTGACCGACCGCGAGATGCTCGCGACCGCCGCGGAGGTCGGCTACTCCGAGACAGCCTTCCTGGTCCCGCGCGACGGCGAGGCGCGGACGTACGACGTCCGCTACTTCGCGCCCGAGGCCGAGGTGGCGTTCTGCGGGCACGCCACCGTCGCGAGCGGCGTCGCGCTGGCCGAGCACGTCGGTCCGGGGCCGCTCACCTTCCGGACGCCGGCCGGCACCATCGAGGTCGACACCGTGGAGCAGGACGGCCGCCTGTGGGCGACCCTGACGAGCGTCGAGCCCGAGATCGTCCCCGCCGACGTGACGCTCGTGGCCGAGGTGCTCGCGGCGCTCGGGTGGACGCGCGACGACCTCGACCCGCGCTACCCGCTGTCGTGCGCGAACGCCGGCGTCTGGCACCTGGTGCTCGTCACCCGCACGCGCGAGCGGCTGGCGACGCTGTCGTACGACTTCGACCGGCTGCGCGACCTGATGCAGAGGGCCCACCTCACCACGCTGCAGCTGGTGTGGCCCGACCACTACGGCACGTACCAGTCCCGCAACCCGTTCCCGGTCGGCGGAGTCGTCGAGGATCCCGCCACCGGGGCCGCGGCGGCTGCGTTCGGCGCGTACCTCGCGCACCACGGCCTCGTCGCCCCCGACGCCGCGTTCTCGATCGAGCAGGGGGTCGACATGGGCCGGCCGAGCCTGATCCACGTCGCCCTGAGCGCCGACACGCCACGGGTGCGCGTCAGCGGGAAGGCCGTGCCGCTGTGA
- a CDS encoding winged helix-turn-helix transcriptional regulator has protein sequence MPDYNQYCPVALASEVLADRWTPLIARELVLGSSRFNDIARALPGISRTLLLRRLRHLEQCGVLDRVPVKGGHQYELTDAGRDLEAVIMAFGEWAVRWMFAEPEPRQVEPVTLTWWMSRRLDLERLPAGRRVVVEFDYTGPEPTRIWLVLDRGEPSVCTSHPGFDTDVVVTAEPVALMRVFSGIVSLRTARATGQVVLVGPPWLLRQLPGWFLWSPFAPAVRAQLQPGLA, from the coding sequence GTGCCCGACTACAACCAGTACTGCCCGGTCGCTCTCGCCAGCGAGGTGCTCGCCGACCGGTGGACGCCGCTGATCGCACGAGAGCTGGTGCTGGGCAGCTCCCGGTTCAACGACATCGCGCGGGCGTTGCCCGGCATCTCCCGCACGCTCCTGCTCCGCCGGCTGCGGCACCTGGAGCAGTGCGGTGTGCTCGACCGGGTGCCGGTGAAGGGCGGCCACCAGTACGAGCTGACCGACGCCGGCCGTGATCTCGAGGCCGTCATCATGGCGTTCGGCGAGTGGGCGGTGCGCTGGATGTTCGCCGAGCCGGAACCCCGTCAGGTCGAGCCCGTGACCCTGACGTGGTGGATGTCGCGGCGTCTCGACCTCGAGCGTCTCCCCGCAGGTCGGCGCGTGGTGGTCGAGTTCGACTACACCGGACCGGAGCCCACGAGGATCTGGCTCGTCCTCGACCGTGGCGAGCCGTCGGTCTGCACCAGCCACCCCGGGTTCGACACCGACGTCGTCGTGACCGCCGAGCCGGTCGCGCTGATGCGGGTGTTCTCCGGGATCGTGTCGCTCCGTACGGCACGTGCGACCGGCCAGGTGGTGCTCGTGGGTCCACCCTGGCTGCTCCGGCAGCTTCCGGGCTGGTTCCTGTGGAGCCCGTTCGCGCCCGCCGTGCGGGCGCAGCTGCAGCCCGGACTAGCGTGA
- a CDS encoding DsbA family protein gives MAADEDLDERRKSLLRGDGHDGDFAERWSYGNPEAPVTIVEFGDFECPYCGAAKPVLHELIEGSDGNVRWVWRHFPLYTVHPFALTAALAAEAAGHQGAFWPMAGLMFKHQAHLDDASIIRYGEQLDLDTSKLVGEAAQKYAPAVRADYAEGVEAGVHGTPTLFIDGDPYTDGVTVRDLREAVGLSRRRGVPRSVR, from the coding sequence ATGGCCGCCGACGAGGACCTGGACGAACGCCGCAAGAGCCTCCTGCGAGGCGACGGGCACGACGGAGACTTCGCCGAGCGCTGGTCGTACGGCAATCCCGAGGCGCCGGTGACGATCGTCGAGTTCGGCGACTTCGAGTGTCCCTACTGCGGCGCGGCGAAGCCCGTCCTGCACGAGCTGATCGAGGGCTCCGACGGCAACGTCCGCTGGGTGTGGCGCCACTTCCCGCTCTACACGGTGCACCCCTTCGCGCTGACCGCTGCGCTCGCCGCTGAGGCCGCGGGGCACCAGGGCGCCTTCTGGCCGATGGCGGGCCTGATGTTCAAGCACCAGGCGCACCTCGACGACGCCTCGATCATCCGGTACGGCGAGCAGCTCGACCTCGACACCAGCAAGCTCGTCGGCGAGGCCGCGCAGAAGTACGCGCCGGCGGTTCGCGCCGACTACGCCGAGGGGGTCGAGGCCGGCGTCCACGGGACGCCGACGCTGTTCATCGACGGCGACCCGTACACCGACGGCGTCACCGTCCGCGATCTCCGCGAGGCGGTCGGCCTCTCACGCCGCAGGGGCGTACCAAGGTCCGTCCGGTAG
- a CDS encoding UBP-type zinc finger domain-containing protein → MTDGIDVTVPPSGPTCEECETSEPQGWWFHLRRCAQCGHVGCCDSSPGAHGTAHWKATGHRYMQSFEPGEDWFYDFEEETILTGPELAPPSSHPTDQPAPGPAGRVPPDWMAHVPR, encoded by the coding sequence ATGACCGACGGGATCGACGTGACGGTGCCGCCGAGCGGACCGACGTGCGAGGAGTGCGAGACCTCCGAGCCGCAGGGATGGTGGTTCCACCTGAGACGGTGCGCCCAGTGCGGCCACGTCGGCTGCTGCGACTCCTCGCCGGGCGCGCACGGGACGGCGCACTGGAAGGCGACGGGGCACCGCTACATGCAGTCGTTCGAGCCGGGAGAGGACTGGTTCTACGACTTCGAGGAGGAGACGATCCTGACCGGGCCCGAGCTGGCCCCACCCTCGTCGCACCCCACCGACCAGCCTGCCCCGGGGCCCGCCGGTCGTGTGCCGCCCGACTGGATGGCGCACGTCCCGAGGTGA
- a CDS encoding NAD(P)/FAD-dependent oxidoreductase, producing MTAQPRVNGRISYWMSALGRTSPTRAALAGDHQVDVAIVGGGYTGLWTAYYLAKADPSLRIAVLERQMCGYGASGRNGGWLTAAMAGSPEVYAKAGGRDGVVALGDAMKATVDEVIAVAAAEGIDADVVKGGELTVACSRAQDERLRADHAYAESWGDHDHQLLDAAGVAARVAVADAVSGMWTPHCARINPAKLVTGLADAVERLGVEISEGTEVTAVEPGAVRVRATAGGAGATVRASYVVRATEGFTAGLPGLRRAWLPMNSAMIVTEPLGSAVWDEIGWSGYDTVGDQAHAYMYAQRTADNRIAIGGRGVPYRYGSRTDHDGSTQAATVDSLRDVLARRFPAARGARIDHAWAGVLGVPRDWCAAVTLDRTTGLAAAGGYTGHGVATTNLAGRTLRDLVLGEDTALTALPWVGHRTRRWEPEPLRWLGVQAMYAAYRAADRREDSRGGPTSWIARAADLVSGR from the coding sequence GTGACCGCGCAGCCACGTGTCAACGGGCGTATCTCGTACTGGATGAGCGCGCTCGGCCGCACCTCGCCCACGCGTGCGGCCCTGGCGGGCGACCACCAGGTCGACGTCGCGATCGTCGGCGGCGGCTACACGGGACTGTGGACGGCCTACTACCTGGCGAAGGCCGACCCGAGCCTGCGGATCGCGGTGCTCGAGCGGCAGATGTGCGGGTACGGAGCCTCCGGCCGCAACGGCGGTTGGCTGACGGCGGCGATGGCCGGGTCGCCGGAGGTGTACGCGAAGGCGGGCGGACGCGACGGCGTCGTCGCGCTCGGTGACGCGATGAAGGCGACGGTCGACGAGGTGATCGCCGTCGCCGCCGCGGAAGGCATCGACGCCGACGTCGTCAAGGGCGGCGAGCTGACCGTGGCGTGCAGTCGCGCCCAGGACGAGCGGCTGCGCGCCGACCACGCGTACGCCGAGTCGTGGGGCGACCACGACCACCAGCTCCTCGATGCTGCCGGCGTCGCGGCACGGGTAGCGGTCGCCGACGCGGTCAGCGGGATGTGGACCCCTCACTGCGCCCGGATCAACCCGGCCAAGCTGGTGACAGGACTCGCCGACGCCGTCGAGCGGCTCGGTGTTGAGATCTCCGAGGGCACGGAAGTCACCGCGGTCGAACCCGGGGCCGTACGCGTCCGCGCGACCGCCGGCGGCGCAGGCGCGACCGTGCGTGCCTCGTACGTGGTGCGTGCGACCGAGGGCTTCACGGCGGGGCTGCCCGGACTGCGGCGGGCGTGGCTCCCGATGAACTCGGCGATGATCGTCACCGAGCCGCTGGGCTCGGCGGTGTGGGACGAGATCGGGTGGTCCGGCTACGACACGGTCGGTGACCAGGCCCACGCGTACATGTACGCCCAGCGGACGGCCGACAACCGGATCGCCATCGGCGGGCGCGGCGTCCCGTACCGCTACGGCTCACGCACCGACCACGACGGCAGCACGCAGGCGGCCACCGTCGACAGCCTCCGCGACGTGCTGGCGCGTCGGTTCCCCGCCGCGCGGGGCGCGCGGATCGACCATGCGTGGGCGGGTGTGCTGGGCGTCCCGCGCGACTGGTGCGCGGCGGTCACGCTCGACCGGACGACCGGCCTGGCCGCTGCCGGGGGATACACCGGCCACGGCGTCGCCACGACGAATCTCGCCGGCCGCACCCTCCGCGACCTCGTCCTCGGCGAGGACACCGCGCTCACCGCGCTCCCGTGGGTCGGCCACCGCACGCGCCGGTGGGAGCCCGAGCCGTTGCGGTGGCTGGGGGTGCAGGCGATGTACGCCGCCTACCGCGCGGCAGACCGGCGCGAGGACAGCCGTGGCGGGCCGACCTCCTGGATCGCACGAGCAGCCGACCTGGTCAGCGGAAGGTGA
- a CDS encoding DMT family transporter, protein MTLRTNRSGSTPTDDTTAPVARDLSFAALGVTVLLWASAFVGIRAIGDTYSPGALSLGRLAVAALALSAFLVGRSVIGRRTASDGTVGGGTVAGGRWEPIPRGRTLWQIVGYGVLWFGAYNVALNAGEQHVDAGTAAMLIQLGPIIIAVIAGILLGEGFPRTLVLGLAVSFSGVTLIALGGEGASNDLVGVLLCVLAAVLYAAGVLLQKPVMGTVSPLLVTWLGCVIGVVTCLPFVGQLVAETQDASAGAILGVVYLGLGPTALAFTTWAYALRRVGAGPASATTYLVPAIAIGLSWLLLDEVPTALGLVGGTLCLVGVAITRMRRRVRS, encoded by the coding sequence GTGACCCTCCGCACGAACCGCTCCGGCAGCACGCCGACCGACGACACCACCGCTCCGGTCGCCCGCGACCTCTCCTTCGCTGCGCTCGGCGTGACCGTCCTGCTCTGGGCGTCGGCGTTCGTCGGCATCCGTGCGATCGGCGACACGTACTCGCCCGGCGCCCTCTCGCTGGGCCGCCTGGCCGTCGCGGCCCTCGCGCTGTCCGCCTTCTTGGTGGGGCGCAGCGTGATCGGACGCAGGACGGCGTCGGACGGAACGGTCGGCGGCGGCACGGTCGCGGGCGGCCGCTGGGAGCCGATCCCCCGCGGACGCACCCTGTGGCAGATCGTCGGCTACGGCGTGCTGTGGTTCGGCGCCTACAACGTCGCCCTCAATGCCGGCGAGCAGCACGTCGACGCGGGGACGGCGGCGATGCTCATCCAGCTCGGGCCGATCATCATCGCGGTGATCGCTGGCATCCTCCTGGGCGAGGGCTTCCCGCGGACCCTGGTGCTCGGGCTCGCAGTGAGCTTCTCCGGCGTGACGCTGATCGCGCTCGGCGGCGAGGGTGCGAGCAACGACCTCGTCGGCGTCCTGCTCTGCGTGCTGGCGGCCGTGCTGTACGCCGCGGGAGTCCTCCTCCAGAAGCCCGTCATGGGGACGGTGAGCCCGCTGCTGGTGACGTGGCTCGGGTGCGTCATCGGTGTCGTGACCTGCCTGCCGTTCGTGGGCCAGCTGGTCGCCGAGACGCAGGACGCCTCGGCGGGTGCGATCCTCGGCGTGGTCTACCTCGGGCTCGGCCCGACGGCGCTCGCGTTCACCACCTGGGCCTACGCGCTGCGGAGAGTCGGCGCCGGTCCCGCGAGCGCGACCACCTATCTCGTCCCCGCGATCGCCATCGGCCTGTCGTGGCTCCTCCTCGACGAGGTACCCACCGCGCTCGGCCTGGTCGGCGGGACGCTCTGCCTCGTCGGCGTGGCGATCACGCGCATGCGACGCCGCGTACGGAGCTGA
- a CDS encoding DNA-3-methyladenine glycosylase family protein codes for MTSTRTDRPDATRTWRPAGPVDVRRTLGALGKGPYDPAHHVSTDGAVWRTSRMPSGAVTYRVSTADVELRVEAWGDGADELVAEAPALVGGDDEWSGFEPRIPLVARALARHPGLRLPRQRRVFETLVPAIIEQRVPGVDAYASWRRLLRTHGEAAPGPTPVPMWVPLAAEEWRALPSWAWHRAGVDPGRSRTIVAAAQRAPAVQRLVDRSYAEVSAGLRSLPGVGVWTAAEVLQRLGDPDAVSVGDYNLAKDVGWAFDGKPADDDRMLEILEPWRGHRGRVIRLLYADGALSRPRRGPRITRMDHRRR; via the coding sequence GTGACCTCCACCCGCACCGACCGGCCGGACGCCACCCGCACGTGGCGCCCGGCGGGGCCGGTCGACGTACGCCGGACTCTCGGCGCCCTCGGCAAGGGCCCGTACGACCCGGCCCACCACGTGTCGACCGACGGCGCGGTCTGGCGGACGAGCCGGATGCCGAGCGGAGCCGTCACGTACCGCGTCAGCACAGCCGACGTCGAGCTCCGTGTCGAGGCCTGGGGCGACGGCGCCGACGAGCTGGTGGCCGAGGCACCGGCCCTCGTCGGAGGTGACGACGAGTGGTCCGGCTTCGAGCCGCGCATCCCGCTCGTGGCGCGGGCGCTCGCCCGCCATCCCGGTCTCCGCCTCCCCCGACAGCGGCGGGTCTTCGAGACGCTCGTGCCGGCGATCATCGAGCAGCGGGTGCCCGGCGTCGACGCGTACGCCTCGTGGCGGCGCCTGCTCCGTACCCACGGCGAGGCCGCTCCCGGCCCGACGCCGGTCCCGATGTGGGTCCCGCTCGCTGCCGAGGAGTGGCGAGCACTCCCCTCGTGGGCGTGGCACCGCGCCGGCGTCGATCCGGGGCGGTCGCGCACGATCGTCGCGGCCGCGCAGCGGGCGCCGGCCGTCCAGCGCCTGGTCGACCGCTCGTACGCCGAGGTGAGCGCCGGCTTGCGGTCGCTGCCCGGTGTCGGGGTGTGGACGGCGGCGGAGGTCCTCCAGCGGCTCGGCGACCCGGATGCCGTGTCCGTGGGCGACTACAACCTCGCGAAGGACGTCGGCTGGGCGTTCGACGGCAAGCCCGCCGACGACGACAGGATGCTGGAGATCCTCGAGCCCTGGCGGGGGCACCGAGGTCGGGTCATCCGGCTGCTGTACGCCGACGGCGCCCTCAGTCGGCCACGCCGGGGCCCGCGCATCACGCGCATGGACCACCGACGGCGCTGA
- the gluQRS gene encoding tRNA glutamyl-Q(34) synthetase GluQRS, protein MFGRYAPSPSGDLHVGNLRTALLAWMFARSSGRGFRMRVEDLDRVRPGAQEQQLADLAALGIDWDRPVVLQSQRRTVYDDAVSRLVARGLTYECFCTRREIADAASAPHGVPGHYPGTCRRLTEAQRAERRAERPAALRLAAGVDQFTVRDLLHGTYTGPVDDLVLVRNDGVPAYNLAVVVDDAEMDVDQVVRGDDLLASAPRQAYLATLLGTVPPHYAHVALAVNGLGKRLAKRDGAVTLGDLRALGWSQADVVAAIADSLGMAARDAAGMLAEFDPAALPRTPWVFAPPEPVAG, encoded by the coding sequence ATGTTCGGCCGGTACGCCCCGAGCCCGTCGGGTGACCTGCACGTCGGCAACCTCCGTACGGCCCTCCTCGCCTGGATGTTCGCCCGGTCCAGCGGGCGCGGCTTCCGGATGCGGGTCGAGGACCTCGACCGCGTGCGCCCCGGCGCGCAGGAGCAGCAGCTCGCGGACCTGGCTGCGCTCGGCATCGACTGGGACCGTCCCGTCGTCCTCCAGTCGCAGCGCCGGACGGTCTACGACGACGCCGTGTCGCGGCTCGTCGCCCGCGGGCTCACGTACGAGTGCTTCTGCACGCGCCGCGAGATCGCCGATGCCGCGTCGGCGCCCCACGGGGTCCCCGGTCACTACCCCGGGACCTGCCGACGGCTGACCGAGGCGCAGCGGGCCGAACGTCGCGCCGAGCGGCCGGCCGCGCTCCGGCTCGCCGCCGGGGTCGACCAGTTCACCGTGCGCGACCTGCTCCACGGCACGTACACGGGACCGGTGGACGACCTCGTCCTCGTGCGCAACGACGGCGTCCCCGCGTACAACCTCGCGGTGGTCGTCGACGACGCCGAGATGGACGTCGACCAGGTGGTGCGCGGCGACGACCTGCTCGCGTCGGCGCCTCGCCAGGCGTACCTCGCGACGCTGCTGGGCACCGTGCCTCCGCACTACGCGCACGTGGCGCTGGCGGTCAACGGTCTCGGCAAGCGGCTCGCGAAGCGCGACGGCGCCGTGACCCTCGGTGACCTGCGCGCGCTCGGATGGAGCCAGGCCGACGTCGTCGCCGCGATCGCCGACTCGCTCGGGATGGCCGCCCGCGACGCGGCGGGGATGCTCGCGGAGTTCGATCCGGCCGCGCTGCCTCGTACGCCGTGGGTGTTCGCGCCTCCCGAGCCGGTCGCTGGTTGA
- a CDS encoding NAD-dependent succinate-semialdehyde dehydrogenase: MSAQGREAEVVAGVRPQLFIGGAWRDAEGGKTFTVEDPSTGNPLVQVADASVADGAAALDAAVAAQADWAKTAPRDRGEILRKAFELITERTDDLALLMTLEMGKPLSESKAEIAYGAEFFRWFSEEAVRIAGRYAVAPNGATRLLTLKQPVGPCLMITPWNFPLAMGTRKIGPAIAAGCTMVVKPAALTPLTMLALADILVEAGLPEGVLNVVTTTSTGEVMEPLIRDPRLRKLTFTGSTPVGQKLIEQSAEGILRVSMELGGNAPFLVFEDADLDKAVDGAMLAKMRNIGEACTAANRFLVHESVADAFSQKLAERMGAMSIGRGSEDGVQVGPLVEEKARAKVAELVADAVDSGATVLTGGEVPDGPGYFYPPTVLTGVTPDAQVFREEIFGPVAPVFTFSSDEEALELANDTEYGLVAYAFTQSLERAIRVYEGLDTGMVGINQGVVSNPAAPFGGVKASGFGREGGDEGIDEYLEVKYVGLAL; the protein is encoded by the coding sequence ATGTCTGCGCAGGGTCGTGAAGCTGAGGTCGTCGCCGGGGTTCGTCCCCAGCTCTTCATCGGAGGGGCGTGGCGTGACGCAGAGGGTGGCAAGACCTTCACGGTCGAGGACCCGTCCACCGGCAACCCGCTCGTCCAGGTCGCGGACGCGTCGGTGGCCGACGGCGCTGCTGCGCTCGACGCCGCTGTCGCAGCCCAGGCCGACTGGGCGAAGACCGCTCCGCGCGACCGCGGAGAGATCCTCCGCAAGGCGTTCGAGCTGATCACCGAGCGCACCGACGACCTCGCGCTGCTGATGACGCTCGAGATGGGCAAGCCGCTGTCGGAGTCGAAGGCCGAGATCGCCTACGGCGCCGAGTTCTTCCGGTGGTTCTCCGAGGAGGCCGTCCGCATCGCCGGCCGCTACGCGGTCGCTCCCAACGGCGCCACCCGCCTGCTCACGCTGAAGCAGCCGGTTGGTCCGTGCCTGATGATCACCCCGTGGAACTTCCCGCTCGCCATGGGCACCCGCAAGATCGGTCCGGCGATCGCCGCGGGCTGCACGATGGTCGTGAAGCCCGCCGCCCTCACACCGCTCACGATGCTCGCGCTCGCCGACATCCTCGTCGAGGCGGGGCTGCCCGAGGGCGTCCTGAACGTCGTCACGACCACCTCGACCGGTGAGGTGATGGAGCCGCTGATCCGCGACCCGCGCCTGCGCAAGCTCACCTTCACCGGCTCCACGCCGGTCGGTCAGAAGCTCATCGAGCAGAGTGCCGAGGGCATCCTCCGTGTCTCGATGGAGCTCGGCGGCAACGCGCCGTTCCTGGTCTTCGAGGACGCCGACCTCGACAAGGCCGTCGACGGCGCCATGCTCGCCAAGATGCGCAACATCGGTGAGGCGTGCACCGCCGCCAACCGCTTCCTCGTCCACGAGTCGGTCGCTGACGCGTTCTCGCAGAAGCTCGCCGAGCGGATGGGTGCGATGTCGATCGGCCGCGGCTCCGAGGACGGCGTGCAGGTGGGCCCGCTCGTCGAGGAGAAGGCCCGCGCGAAGGTCGCCGAGCTCGTCGCCGACGCCGTCGACTCGGGAGCCACTGTCTTGACCGGCGGCGAGGTCCCGGACGGTCCGGGTTACTTCTACCCGCCGACGGTGCTCACCGGTGTGACGCCCGACGCGCAGGTCTTCCGCGAGGAGATCTTCGGGCCGGTCGCCCCTGTCTTCACGTTCTCCTCCGACGAGGAGGCGCTCGAGCTGGCCAACGACACCGAGTACGGACTCGTCGCGTACGCGTTCACGCAGAGCCTCGAGCGCGCGATCCGGGTGTACGAAGGGCTCGACACCGGCATGGTCGGCATCAACCAGGGCGTCGTCTCCAACCCGGCCGCCCCGTTCGGCGGCGTGAAGGCGTCCGGCTTCGGGCGCGAAGGCGGCGATGAGGGCATCGACGAGTACCTCGAGGTCAAGTACGTGGGGCTCGCGCT
- the nhaA gene encoding Na+/H+ antiporter NhaA: MTDPIPTGVPSQPGPRPRVVVPYPRLSPGLRRYFATEGGGATLLLAASAAALIWANVASGSYEHFWETPVNLSVGDWHLDLSLHHWVNDGLMAIFFLVVGVEVNRELTVGELRSFRAASVPLFGAIGGLAVPIGLYLLVNPSGPDASGWGVPMSTDTAFVIGVLALVGPRCPDQLRVFLLTLAIFDDIGAIALLALYSDDLSVKALLLAAALVVLLFVMRWVGVWQIPPYLFVGVALWVAVLESGLHPTLAGVVVGLSVPTARRGHDDEIRRYLGWYGRALIEELDSSRARLAVSATRSAIPTSDRLLDGLHPLSSYAVVPLFGLANAGVVLTGGALSDALSSPVTLGVVLGLLVGKVVGVTAGAAIALRTGIGTLPGRVRYGHLVGGAFLCGIGFTIALFVSELAFPDEALRNEAKVGILIGSLLAALAGALVLRYFGERLPLCSTDEDEGPPPLPDGPWYAPAA, from the coding sequence GTGACGGATCCGATCCCGACCGGGGTGCCCAGCCAGCCCGGCCCCCGACCACGGGTGGTCGTCCCGTACCCCCGCCTCTCGCCAGGGCTGCGCCGCTACTTCGCGACCGAGGGCGGCGGCGCCACCCTCCTCCTCGCGGCGTCCGCGGCGGCGCTGATCTGGGCGAACGTCGCCTCGGGGTCGTACGAGCACTTCTGGGAGACGCCGGTCAACCTGTCCGTCGGCGACTGGCACCTCGACCTGTCCCTGCACCACTGGGTGAACGACGGGTTGATGGCGATCTTCTTCCTCGTCGTCGGCGTCGAGGTGAACCGTGAGCTGACGGTCGGCGAGCTGCGCAGCTTCCGGGCCGCGTCGGTGCCGCTGTTCGGAGCGATCGGCGGTCTCGCCGTGCCGATCGGGCTCTACCTCCTGGTGAACCCGTCCGGCCCTGACGCGTCCGGCTGGGGCGTCCCGATGTCGACCGACACGGCGTTCGTCATCGGTGTGCTCGCGCTGGTCGGACCACGGTGCCCCGACCAGCTGCGCGTCTTCCTGCTGACGCTCGCGATCTTCGACGACATCGGTGCCATCGCGCTGCTCGCGCTGTACTCCGACGACCTGTCGGTCAAGGCGCTGCTGCTCGCGGCCGCGCTGGTCGTGCTGCTGTTCGTGATGCGGTGGGTGGGCGTCTGGCAGATCCCCCCGTACCTGTTCGTGGGCGTCGCCCTGTGGGTGGCCGTCCTCGAGTCCGGCCTCCACCCGACCCTCGCCGGTGTCGTGGTCGGTCTGTCCGTGCCCACGGCGCGGCGAGGGCACGACGACGAGATCCGCCGCTACCTCGGGTGGTACGGCCGTGCGCTGATCGAGGAGCTCGACTCCTCGCGCGCACGGCTCGCGGTCAGCGCGACCCGGTCAGCGATCCCCACCAGTGACCGTCTGCTCGACGGCTTGCACCCGCTCAGCTCGTACGCCGTGGTTCCGCTGTTCGGACTGGCGAACGCCGGTGTGGTCCTCACCGGCGGAGCGCTCAGCGATGCGCTCAGCAGTCCCGTCACCCTCGGCGTGGTCCTCGGCCTGCTCGTCGGCAAGGTCGTGGGCGTCACGGCGGGTGCCGCGATCGCGCTGCGCACCGGGATCGGCACGCTGCCCGGCCGGGTCCGCTACGGCCACCTCGTCGGCGGGGCGTTCCTGTGCGGCATCGGCTTCACGATCGCGCTGTTCGTCTCCGAGCTCGCGTTCCCCGACGAGGCGCTGCGCAACGAGGCGAAGGTCGGCATCCTCATCGGCTCGCTGCTCGCGGCCCTCGCGGGTGCGCTCGTGCTGCGGTACTTCGGCGAACGCCTGCCCCTGTGCTCGACGGACGAGGACGAGGGACCACCGCCGCTACCGGACGGACCTTGGTACGCCCCTGCGGCGTGA
- a CDS encoding class I SAM-dependent methyltransferase — protein MTTTTFDADAYKRTTRTQWEEAAEAWNRWGPRIEEWLGAATEVMLDDAAISTGDRVLDVAAGAGGQTLAAARRVGPTGHVLATDVSPAILEHAARAARDAGLDNVSTLEADGEDLSAVEPGAYDAVVSRVGLIYFPDQQAALASMRRALRPGGRVSAVVYAAADVNGFFAIPVGIIRRVAQLPPPLPGQPGPFSLGAPGAAEAVFTAAGLRDVTVTRVPSPVRMASAAECVQFERESFGALHQMLAKVGPAERDAAWQEIAEALREFEGPDGFVGPCEMLVVSGVS, from the coding sequence ATGACCACGACGACCTTCGACGCCGACGCGTACAAGCGGACGACCCGTACCCAGTGGGAGGAGGCCGCCGAGGCGTGGAACCGCTGGGGGCCCAGGATCGAGGAGTGGCTCGGCGCCGCCACCGAGGTGATGCTCGACGACGCCGCGATCAGCACCGGGGACCGCGTCCTCGACGTCGCCGCGGGCGCAGGTGGGCAGACGCTCGCCGCTGCGCGACGGGTCGGCCCGACCGGCCACGTCCTTGCCACCGACGTGTCTCCGGCGATCCTGGAGCACGCCGCGCGCGCCGCCCGCGACGCAGGACTGGACAACGTCAGCACCCTCGAGGCCGACGGCGAGGACCTGTCCGCCGTCGAACCCGGTGCGTACGACGCCGTCGTCTCGCGCGTCGGCCTGATCTACTTCCCCGACCAGCAGGCCGCCCTCGCCTCGATGCGCCGCGCGCTGCGGCCCGGCGGGCGGGTGTCGGCGGTCGTGTACGCGGCGGCGGACGTCAACGGCTTCTTCGCGATCCCGGTCGGCATCATCCGCCGCGTCGCCCAGCTGCCGCCGCCGCTCCCGGGCCAGCCGGGCCCGTTCAGCCTCGGCGCACCCGGCGCTGCGGAAGCCGTGTTCACCGCTGCCGGTCTGCGGGACGTCACGGTCACCCGGGTCCCGTCCCCGGTCCGGATGGCGAGCGCCGCTGAGTGCGTGCAGTTCGAACGGGAGTCGTTCGGAGCGCTCCACCAGATGCTCGCCAAGGTCGGTCCTGCCGAGCGCGACGCCGCCTGGCAGGAGATCGCGGAGGCTCTGCGGGAGTTCGAAGGGCCGGACGGCTTCGTCGGCCCGTGCGAGATGCTCGTCGTCTCGGGCGTCAGCTGA